The following are encoded together in the Nitrosopumilus sp. b3 genome:
- a CDS encoding SDR family oxidoreductase, with protein MLKFQNKIALVTGSGTGIGKAIATKFIEEGASVIILGRRKEPLEEAAKELEGKIPEGTNSSVRIFAGVDVADESAMNNMFDTLKNENTTIDYIINNAGVSGPVTCFANAPLEEFKSTIGIHLTGTFWGSVQALKVMKEGGKIITISTFFTEERPLEQRPYRFRSPYTASQGAKNRLAELMSWELTDKGIMSIATNPGPVHSDRIYKTVYPKAAAEFMRVSGFEDLIPTEVDKANRELLPLLGEDENVIKDGIVKAAEKLANGKDVAKLTETFTNLLNKIQTIAEKVQNNTSHMIANREFLSQGQVAESVLNLCDDEIAKIINGKVIPGDRVFYPVKPHIGTTTPGCHQPDFTGKAVVFTIDATDKADAERVEFLAQHVEKNGGKVACFISQSTSTELQEYISGKFHSHVVDIKNPDEVAKWLNTAKTNIGEILGVIHITGKLPEISKLTESSRAEWEALIAKFITTPATVAQRTLEQFVPGGTNDPRLYKDAKGAIMIVGPDLPVGRKVTGIQRGQVEVFRGALRPFTTTVNQELSDVLKSKIRMFTIFPGSVTGSEPNNQRIVDAFNFLVSGNAESSSEIVFCVDESR; from the coding sequence ATGCTAAAATTCCAAAATAAAATTGCTCTAGTAACAGGAAGCGGGACAGGAATAGGCAAAGCCATCGCTACAAAATTCATAGAGGAGGGAGCAAGTGTGATTATCCTTGGAAGAAGAAAAGAGCCATTAGAAGAAGCTGCCAAAGAGCTTGAAGGGAAGATTCCTGAAGGTACAAATTCATCAGTTAGGATTTTTGCAGGAGTCGATGTTGCAGATGAATCAGCAATGAACAACATGTTTGATACACTAAAAAATGAAAATACCACAATAGATTACATAATTAATAATGCAGGAGTATCAGGACCTGTTACCTGTTTTGCAAATGCACCACTTGAGGAATTCAAAAGTACTATCGGAATTCATCTGACAGGTACATTCTGGGGCTCTGTTCAGGCATTAAAAGTAATGAAAGAGGGAGGAAAAATAATCACAATCTCAACATTCTTTACAGAAGAAAGACCATTAGAGCAAAGACCTTATAGATTTAGAAGTCCATATACAGCTTCTCAAGGTGCAAAGAATAGATTAGCAGAATTAATGTCATGGGAATTAACTGATAAAGGTATTATGTCAATTGCAACAAACCCTGGACCAGTACATTCAGACAGAATTTACAAAACAGTGTATCCAAAGGCAGCTGCTGAATTTATGAGAGTCAGTGGATTTGAAGATCTAATACCAACTGAAGTTGACAAAGCCAACAGAGAATTACTCCCATTATTAGGAGAAGATGAGAATGTAATCAAAGACGGAATTGTAAAAGCTGCAGAAAAACTTGCAAACGGCAAAGATGTTGCAAAATTAACTGAGACATTTACAAATCTTTTAAACAAAATTCAAACCATAGCAGAAAAAGTTCAAAACAACACATCACATATGATTGCAAATAGAGAATTTCTATCACAAGGACAAGTTGCAGAATCAGTCCTCAATCTTTGCGATGATGAAATTGCAAAAATTATCAACGGCAAAGTAATTCCTGGAGACAGAGTATTTTATCCAGTTAAACCACATATTGGAACTACCACACCTGGTTGCCACCAACCAGATTTTACAGGAAAGGCCGTTGTTTTTACAATTGATGCAACAGATAAAGCAGATGCAGAACGAGTGGAATTTTTAGCACAGCACGTTGAGAAAAATGGCGGCAAAGTTGCATGTTTCATATCCCAATCAACTTCCACAGAACTTCAAGAATACATCAGTGGAAAATTTCACTCTCATGTTGTAGATATTAAAAATCCAGATGAAGTTGCAAAATGGTTAAACACTGCAAAAACCAACATCGGAGAGATTCTAGGAGTAATCCACATTACTGGAAAACTCCCAGAGATATCAAAATTAACAGAATCATCAAGAGCAGAGTGGGAGGCATTAATTGCAAAATTCATCACAACGCCTGCAACAGTTGCACAAAGAACACTTGAACAATTTGTTCCAGGCGGAACCAATGATCCACGTCTTTACAAAGATGCAAAAGGTGCAATTATGATTGTAGGTCCAGATTTACCAGTGGGCAGAAAAGTCACAGGTATACAGAGAGGACAAGTAGAAGTATTCAGAGGAGCTCTAAGACCATTTACAACTACAGTCAATCAAGAATTAAGTGACGTTCTAAAATCTAAAATCAGGATGTTTACAATTTTCCCAGGTTCAGTAACAGGTTCAGAGCCAAATAATCAAAGAATTGTAGATGCATTTAATTTTCTAGTATCAGGCAATGCAGAGTCATCATCAGAGATAGTTTTCTGTGTTGATGAATCAAGATAA
- a CDS encoding sulfite exporter TauE/SafE family protein, with protein MIEQFWFILLGFAAGVLGSMIGLGGGIVVVPVLTFLGFPPTAAASNSLFAALSNAVASTISYSKQKRIEISLGLKLGLLSIPGTVLGAVISTDVAPEIFKILFGFVLIASASYIFLRKKIESKEKTLSKQIMIFAIGASFFAGIISAFFGIGGGIIFVPLMVVGMGMAMKRAAPTSQLILLFSSLSGVIVHTLLGHPDFTQAGFLAIGSFVGGLVGARLSIDIKERYLQIIVSVVILIAAGKLFLDSATGNSGFFGF; from the coding sequence GTGATTGAACAATTTTGGTTTATTCTTTTAGGCTTTGCAGCAGGCGTTTTGGGCTCGATGATTGGGCTAGGTGGGGGAATTGTTGTGGTTCCAGTCTTAACTTTTCTTGGTTTTCCACCTACTGCCGCTGCAAGTAACAGTCTTTTTGCAGCATTAAGTAATGCTGTCGCATCAACAATATCTTATTCAAAGCAAAAAAGAATTGAAATATCCCTTGGATTGAAATTAGGATTACTTTCAATTCCTGGGACTGTTTTGGGTGCTGTAATTTCAACTGATGTTGCACCTGAGATTTTTAAAATTTTATTTGGATTTGTTCTCATTGCTTCAGCATCTTACATTTTTTTGAGAAAAAAAATCGAAAGCAAAGAAAAAACATTATCAAAACAAATTATGATATTTGCAATTGGTGCAAGCTTTTTTGCGGGAATCATCTCTGCATTTTTTGGAATTGGTGGTGGAATAATCTTTGTACCATTAATGGTTGTTGGGATGGGAATGGCCATGAAAAGAGCTGCTCCTACATCTCAATTGATATTACTTTTCTCTTCTTTATCTGGAGTTATTGTTCATACTCTTTTGGGTCATCCTGATTTTACCCAAGCAGGATTTTTGGCAATTGGATCTTTTGTAGGTGGGTTAGTTGGTGCACGCTTATCCATTGACATCAAAGAAAGATATTTGCAAATAATTGTCTCTGTTGTAATTTTGATAGCTGCAGGAAAACTATTTTTAGATTCTGCAACTGGAAATTCTGGCTTTTTTGGATTTTAG
- a CDS encoding PINc/VapC family ATPase translates to MSKIVADTSVIINGELITQIETGSLRNSQIIIPQAVFDELQSQASNKKEQGFVGLEKIRKLNELSGSFGLEIIMKGPHPSTDDIKFAASGRIDALIADMAKQNDAVLYTSDKVQHLVAQAEGIETVFLKTKIKNEKLEFLKFFDSETMSIHLKENQFPLAKKGTPGAFSLTQIGDEILTLSYLKMISSQIFDIANISDSSTIEISKTGASVIQHEDYRIAITYPPFSESYEITIVHPIIKLSLEDYDISDELMARLSDRAEGIVISGAPGSGKSTLASGLANFYHKKGKIVKTFESPRDLQVDSGITQYGKLDGSFDNTADILLLVRPDYTIFDEVRRREDFRTFADLRLTGVGMVGVVHANSPLDAIQRFIGKIELGIIPNILDTVIFVNDGRIEKVYDLELKVKVPSGMTESDLARPVIEVRNFQDNVLEHEIYTFGEENVIVPVSKRVQKVGIEKLAEDKIKDTFKRYDPHAQVEILSDNRVKVLVNEQYIPSIIGRGGSNINEIEKSLQVHIDVVAKNSESLSLTSNDLPFTFSESKTALLLTVSREYTSMHADVYANDKFLASVRIGKKGQIKIPKRSDVARNLMDETSSQSDIKLYLKDF, encoded by the coding sequence TTGTCAAAAATAGTAGCTGATACTAGCGTAATAATTAATGGCGAACTAATTACTCAAATAGAAACTGGCTCTCTTAGAAATTCCCAAATTATAATTCCTCAGGCAGTATTTGATGAATTACAATCTCAGGCATCAAATAAAAAAGAACAGGGATTTGTCGGATTAGAAAAAATTAGAAAACTCAATGAACTTTCTGGAAGTTTTGGCTTGGAGATAATTATGAAAGGTCCTCATCCATCCACAGATGACATCAAGTTTGCTGCTAGTGGTAGAATTGATGCACTCATTGCTGACATGGCAAAGCAAAATGATGCAGTACTATACACCTCTGATAAGGTTCAACATTTAGTTGCACAAGCTGAAGGTATTGAAACTGTATTTTTGAAAACAAAAATTAAAAATGAAAAATTAGAATTCTTAAAATTTTTTGATTCTGAAACTATGAGCATTCATCTAAAAGAGAACCAATTTCCACTTGCAAAAAAAGGAACTCCTGGCGCATTTTCACTTACTCAAATTGGTGATGAAATTCTAACACTCTCTTATTTGAAAATGATTTCATCTCAAATATTTGATATTGCAAACATTTCTGATTCAAGTACCATTGAAATCTCGAAGACTGGTGCATCAGTAATACAGCATGAAGATTATCGAATTGCAATTACATATCCTCCATTTTCAGAATCTTATGAGATTACTATTGTTCATCCAATCATAAAATTGTCTTTGGAAGATTATGATATTTCTGATGAGTTAATGGCTAGATTATCTGATAGGGCTGAAGGCATTGTAATTTCAGGTGCACCAGGTTCTGGTAAAAGTACACTTGCATCAGGACTTGCAAATTTTTATCACAAAAAGGGAAAAATTGTTAAAACATTTGAATCTCCTCGTGACTTGCAAGTTGATTCTGGTATCACGCAATACGGAAAACTTGATGGAAGTTTTGATAACACCGCAGATATCCTACTTTTAGTTCGTCCTGATTACACCATTTTTGATGAAGTTCGAAGACGTGAAGATTTTAGAACATTTGCAGATTTGAGGTTAACTGGAGTTGGAATGGTGGGCGTTGTGCATGCAAACTCTCCTCTAGATGCAATCCAAAGATTCATCGGTAAAATTGAATTGGGAATTATTCCAAATATTTTAGATACTGTAATTTTCGTAAACGATGGAAGAATAGAAAAAGTCTATGACTTGGAGCTAAAAGTTAAAGTCCCTTCAGGTATGACTGAATCTGATCTAGCAAGACCTGTAATTGAGGTAAGAAACTTCCAAGATAATGTTCTAGAGCATGAAATATACACATTTGGGGAAGAGAATGTTATTGTTCCTGTCTCAAAACGAGTACAAAAAGTTGGAATTGAAAAGCTTGCAGAAGATAAAATAAAAGACACCTTCAAAAGATATGATCCTCATGCTCAAGTTGAAATTTTATCTGATAATCGGGTCAAGGTTCTAGTAAACGAGCAATACATTCCCTCAATCATAGGAAGAGGTGGCTCTAACATTAATGAAATTGAAAAATCTCTTCAAGTTCACATTGATGTTGTGGCAAAAAACTCTGAAAGCCTCTCCTTGACATCAAATGATCTTCCCTTTACATTTTCAGAATCCAAAACTGCCTTACTTCTTACTGTAAGTAGAGAATACACCTCTATGCATGCAGATGTCTATGCCAATGACAAATTTTTGGCTTCAGTGAGAATTGGTAAAAAGGGACAGATAAAAATCCCAAAGCGCTCAGATGTTGCAAGAAACTTGATGGATGAGACATCCTCACAAAGTGACATAAAATTATATCTTAAAGATTTTTAA
- a CDS encoding DUF192 domain-containing protein translates to MTTRSQVLIPIFIAAVIIGAVGLISIPSESKLESVEFPRGTIKVDDVPLQVQIADTEPRRVRGLMFQDVLPYDQGMIFVFEQSGLYSLWMLNMQFSLDMIWFDEDGKVVHIEENIPPCKSPLEITTCQSVVPQKEAVYVLEVTSGFVKQNNITKDSILSIISI, encoded by the coding sequence ATGACAACTAGATCACAAGTCCTGATTCCTATTTTTATCGCAGCTGTAATTATTGGTGCCGTGGGTTTGATATCTATCCCAAGTGAAAGTAAATTAGAGTCTGTTGAATTTCCAAGAGGTACAATAAAGGTTGATGATGTTCCATTACAAGTACAAATAGCAGACACTGAACCAAGACGTGTTCGTGGCTTGATGTTCCAAGACGTATTGCCTTATGATCAAGGAATGATATTTGTCTTTGAGCAATCTGGTCTTTACTCTCTTTGGATGCTTAACATGCAATTTTCGCTTGATATGATTTGGTTTGATGAAGATGGCAAAGTTGTACACATTGAAGAAAATATTCCACCATGCAAAAGTCCTTTAGAAATTACAACTTGTCAAAGCGTAGTTCCTCAAAAAGAAGCAGTATATGTATTAGAAGTCACATCTGGATTTGTTAAACAAAACAACATTACTAAAGACTCTATCTTAAGTATAATTTCTATCTGA
- a CDS encoding uracil-DNA glycosylase, whose protein sequence is MKQKLEEIKQNVINCTKCDLCKTRTNSVPGKGNFQSDVIFVGEAPGRNEDKNGEPFVGVAGKKLSIALDEAGISRESIYITNVVKCRPPKNRVPNTDERSTCQEYLKQEISIIKPKIICILGNTAFNSILGGSEITKFRGKIVRKDNQLYFLTIHPAATIYNQQLIDVLKKDISKLFDNIRELKNGKNITVDIEYAP, encoded by the coding sequence ATGAAGCAAAAATTAGAAGAAATAAAACAAAATGTCATAAATTGCACAAAGTGTGATCTATGTAAAACTAGAACCAATTCAGTTCCAGGTAAAGGGAATTTTCAATCAGATGTAATTTTTGTAGGAGAAGCACCAGGAAGAAATGAAGATAAAAACGGAGAGCCATTTGTAGGAGTAGCAGGAAAAAAATTATCAATTGCACTTGACGAAGCAGGGATTTCAAGAGAATCAATATACATTACAAACGTTGTAAAGTGCAGACCCCCTAAAAACAGAGTTCCAAATACAGATGAAAGGAGTACTTGCCAAGAATATTTGAAACAAGAAATTTCAATTATCAAACCAAAAATAATTTGTATCTTAGGAAATACAGCTTTTAATTCCATTTTAGGAGGATCTGAAATAACAAAATTCAGAGGAAAGATTGTAAGAAAAGACAACCAACTATATTTTCTTACCATTCATCCTGCAGCAACAATCTACAATCAACAACTAATTGATGTTTTAAAAAAAGACATTTCAAAATTGTTTGATAACATAAGAGAGTTAAAAAATGGAAAAAATATTACAGTAGATATAGAATATGCTCCCTAG
- a CDS encoding response regulator, with the protein MAKILIADDSDAIRLVLQDILSIGEHDVIGESTDGAEAVEFYKKLNPDLILLDLAMPQKDGLTVTKEIIAYDPNAKIVLITASDDQKVIQNCLDEGASSYVSKPFDFNSVLENIKGILESNLGNKPET; encoded by the coding sequence ATGGCAAAAATCCTAATTGCTGATGACTCTGACGCAATCCGTTTGGTTTTGCAAGATATTTTGTCAATTGGAGAACATGATGTGATTGGGGAATCTACAGACGGTGCAGAAGCTGTTGAATTTTACAAAAAACTCAACCCTGATTTAATTTTACTTGATTTGGCAATGCCTCAGAAAGATGGTCTTACAGTAACCAAAGAAATAATTGCATATGATCCAAATGCAAAAATTGTATTGATTACTGCTAGTGATGATCAAAAAGTGATTCAGAATTGTTTGGATGAGGGCGCATCATCTTATGTTTCAAAACCATTTGATTTTAATTCTGTTTTAGAAAACATTAAAGGAATTTTAGAAAGTAATTTAGGGAATAAACCGGAAACATAA
- the endA gene encoding tRNA-intron lyase yields the protein MKSELIENRIIVWNIEDSRKLFSQGYYGKPIGIPKPKIEEIDAPLILDLIEGLYLLENKKITITNAKQKITVEELIEICKEEVHEFDKKYLVYKHFRDKGYIINPGIKFGCDFAVYEKGPGIDHAPFLIQVYTRNESISATGIVLAGRLATTVRKQFILAIPKGKDKVDFLALDWWKA from the coding sequence ATGAAGAGCGAACTAATCGAAAATAGAATTATTGTTTGGAATATAGAAGATTCGCGTAAACTTTTCAGTCAAGGGTATTATGGCAAACCTATTGGAATTCCAAAACCAAAAATTGAAGAGATTGATGCACCACTAATTTTAGATTTAATTGAGGGGCTGTATCTTTTAGAAAATAAAAAAATCACAATTACAAATGCAAAACAAAAGATTACAGTAGAGGAATTAATTGAGATTTGTAAAGAGGAAGTTCACGAGTTTGATAAAAAATATCTTGTGTACAAACATTTTCGAGACAAAGGCTACATAATCAATCCAGGGATTAAGTTTGGTTGTGATTTTGCAGTATATGAAAAAGGTCCAGGTATTGATCATGCGCCATTTTTAATTCAAGTTTATACCAGAAACGAATCAATTTCAGCTACAGGTATTGTTCTTGCAGGAAGACTTGCAACAACTGTTAGAAAACAATTCATTTTGGCAATCCCTAAAGGAAAAGATAAAGTTGATTTTCTTGCGCTTGATTGGTGGAAGGCCTAA
- a CDS encoding Hpt domain-containing protein, which translates to MSDEFIKIATSEINEEISAISSVLKSCKGDDDVYGNSKDLQSHTHKIKGLAPMMGQEELGSICSTLDAILKQINDGKKIAEIFDILNETLPHMENTMSSPDYDMRGISEKITNFSSSLK; encoded by the coding sequence ATGTCTGATGAATTCATCAAAATTGCCACTTCAGAAATTAATGAGGAGATATCTGCAATTTCTTCTGTCTTAAAATCTTGTAAGGGTGATGATGATGTTTATGGAAACTCTAAAGATCTGCAGAGTCATACTCATAAAATTAAGGGCTTAGCACCCATGATGGGTCAGGAAGAATTGGGTTCAATATGCTCTACTCTTGATGCAATACTAAAGCAAATCAATGATGGTAAAAAAATAGCAGAAATTTTTGATATTCTTAATGAAACACTTCCTCATATGGAAAACACTATGAGTTCCCCCGATTATGACATGCGCGGGATTTCTGAAAAAATTACAAATTTCTCCTCCTCCTTGAAATGA
- a CDS encoding iron dependent repressor, metal binding and dimerization domain protein encodes MKPKNSKRLDSIKAAHQTERTRSSTRMEDYLEIISELVELKGYATTLDISRYMNVSAPSVTKMLQRLDEGGFLEYEKYHGINLTKKGIQVAEGIRQNHGILLEFFEILGVGYDTANQDTEGIEHHLNPKTIKQLRKFITFLKANPKIIENFKNL; translated from the coding sequence ATGAAACCTAAAAATTCAAAGAGACTAGATTCAATAAAAGCTGCCCATCAAACTGAGAGAACTCGTTCAAGCACTAGAATGGAGGACTATTTAGAAATAATATCAGAGCTTGTTGAATTAAAAGGATATGCCACCACATTAGATATCTCAAGATACATGAATGTTAGTGCCCCAAGTGTTACAAAGATGCTTCAAAGGTTAGATGAGGGAGGATTTTTAGAATATGAAAAGTATCACGGAATTAATCTCACAAAGAAAGGAATCCAAGTAGCTGAAGGCATCAGGCAGAATCACGGAATATTATTAGAATTCTTTGAGATTTTAGGAGTGGGATATGATACGGCTAATCAAGACACAGAGGGAATTGAACATCATCTCAATCCAAAAACCATCAAGCAGTTAAGAAAATTCATTACTTTTCTTAAAGCAAATCCAAAGATAATTGAAAATTTTAAAAATCTTTAA
- a CDS encoding TldD/PmbA family protein yields the protein MDTALQELADRGIKHAMDSGAQYCDIRAEEQEKKSAHIENKEIENVRTLSDSGLGIRLIKEGVWGFCSITNPKSFDQIKEKINGAIKNSSHTTQNKKTVDQYSCETKNIKINYPVIKKPSIDELISVGLECSKIILETPRIIKSVISPWYTTNSKYFANSEGSKIEQNFTDVVTDMIAIAHEAGITQAINVTEGGRGGLEQITNEDKIQLKSKEIAQKASELIFAKSAKEEMGTVVMNPDFVSLLTHEILGHPSEADRVLGKEMAWAGGSWWKGEIGKKIGSDNLNVFDDPTIKESLGWYYFDDEGVETKKTKLVENGILINHMQNRETAKIFNTVPTGNMRATNYRFMPLIRMACTCIGNGDRKPDEIIKEVKNGYLISNMKIPSIDMKRYNWSISCQYAQKIEDGEITDLLRDVIVMGTAPEFFESIDACGNDFTVRPITNCGKGDPMQSMIMGNGGPTIRGNATVKSVN from the coding sequence ATGGATACAGCACTCCAAGAGTTAGCAGATAGAGGAATAAAGCATGCGATGGATTCGGGGGCACAATATTGCGATATCAGGGCTGAAGAGCAAGAAAAGAAATCAGCCCATATTGAAAATAAAGAGATTGAAAATGTTAGAACTTTGTCTGACTCAGGTTTAGGGATAAGATTAATCAAAGAAGGAGTATGGGGTTTTTGCTCAATAACAAATCCAAAGTCATTTGATCAAATTAAGGAAAAAATCAACGGTGCTATAAAAAACTCATCACATACCACACAAAATAAAAAGACAGTTGATCAATATTCTTGTGAAACAAAAAATATCAAAATCAATTATCCAGTAATAAAAAAACCATCAATTGATGAATTGATTTCAGTTGGATTAGAATGCAGTAAAATTATTTTAGAAACACCACGAATCATCAAGTCAGTAATCAGTCCATGGTATACAACTAACTCAAAATATTTTGCAAATAGCGAAGGAAGTAAAATTGAACAGAATTTTACAGATGTTGTTACAGATATGATTGCAATAGCACACGAAGCAGGAATTACACAAGCAATAAACGTCACAGAAGGAGGAAGAGGTGGTTTAGAACAAATTACAAATGAAGATAAAATTCAGCTAAAATCAAAAGAGATTGCTCAAAAAGCATCAGAATTAATTTTTGCCAAATCTGCAAAAGAAGAAATGGGAACAGTGGTTATGAATCCAGATTTTGTATCTCTGCTCACACATGAAATACTAGGTCATCCCTCAGAAGCAGATAGAGTACTAGGAAAAGAGATGGCATGGGCTGGGGGTTCGTGGTGGAAAGGAGAAATTGGAAAGAAGATAGGCTCTGATAATCTAAATGTTTTTGATGATCCAACCATCAAAGAGAGTCTAGGATGGTATTATTTTGATGATGAAGGAGTTGAAACAAAGAAAACCAAATTGGTAGAAAATGGAATTCTAATTAATCATATGCAAAATAGAGAGACTGCAAAAATTTTCAACACAGTACCCACTGGAAATATGAGAGCTACCAATTATAGATTCATGCCGTTGATACGCATGGCTTGCACATGTATAGGGAACGGGGACAGAAAACCAGATGAGATTATTAAAGAAGTCAAAAACGGATATCTAATTTCAAATATGAAGATCCCATCAATAGATATGAAACGATATAATTGGAGTATTTCATGTCAGTACGCACAAAAAATTGAAGATGGTGAAATTACAGATTTGCTAAGAGATGTCATTGTAATGGGTACAGCACCAGAATTTTTTGAGTCAATTGATGCATGTGGAAATGACTTTACAGTTAGACCAATAACTAATTGCGGTAAGGGAGATCCAATGCAATCGATGATTATGGGAAATGGCGGACCAACAATTCGTGGAAATGCCACGGTAAAGAGTGTAAACTAG
- a CDS encoding HAMP domain-containing sensor histidine kinase, giving the protein MKIVSKAYLLIIILIVAAVFNLFLLYQDEKSGITQSYSIISIGDIKVKAESISSLATSVANGNLEDRDELEKEVEEVQSMLMKIKDGGTVKGKDIAKIPEGLYLEYNKILSSWENFKSNSFDVENTSVFDPEATNAMNYVLQKNQDLVLLTAELERDLESLDRNFNIHKEIAKDLAECAKVIGQQSLLISIGEGENSQEELKEKNLRFEIGIRKLLQISTEDLDVESVEQTHEEIEPIPRENSESLRKIDPLWEAIQLRINILEERALLSPEFNLAKNKMNEQKFILFDDIDQLINSWNNEITKEGSEGQIIIQILLIVDIAVFILVLAVIRKSLLPLEVISKALSKVKEGVYGEKIAYSGTDEVGQLVNNFNIMSNTIKEKEEQAKKTDIAKDEFLAMITHELKTPLVPIQGYSDILLGEHLGKLTDKQKERIEIIKSSSETLLGIISDLLDAQKLDLGQLRMKKEIKNIKDTVNKAITSLLPESQKSNVELTSNLFDLEIEHDSERIAQVVTNLIKNSLTAVEPKIGKIHVSMEDLPREIKITVKDNGVGIPKNHQKELFKKFYQVDATLTRERGGSGLGLAICKGIIDNHFGKISVQSEINKGAEFSFTLPKSNNQKKSAINNT; this is encoded by the coding sequence GTGAAAATAGTTAGCAAAGCGTATCTTTTGATAATTATTTTGATCGTCGCAGCTGTTTTTAATCTATTTCTATTGTATCAGGACGAGAAATCTGGAATAACACAATCATATTCTATTATTAGCATAGGAGATATCAAAGTAAAAGCTGAATCAATTTCATCACTTGCAACATCAGTAGCAAATGGAAATTTAGAAGATAGAGATGAATTAGAAAAAGAGGTCGAAGAAGTGCAATCAATGTTAATGAAGATCAAAGATGGTGGAACTGTAAAAGGGAAAGACATTGCAAAGATTCCTGAAGGATTGTACTTAGAGTATAACAAAATTTTATCATCTTGGGAAAATTTCAAATCAAATTCCTTTGATGTAGAAAATACTTCGGTTTTTGATCCAGAAGCAACAAATGCAATGAATTATGTATTACAAAAAAATCAAGATCTAGTATTACTTACAGCAGAACTAGAAAGGGATTTAGAAAGTTTGGATAGAAACTTCAACATACATAAAGAAATTGCAAAAGACTTGGCAGAATGTGCCAAAGTGATAGGGCAACAAAGTTTGTTAATTTCAATAGGAGAGGGAGAGAATTCCCAGGAGGAACTCAAAGAGAAAAACCTAAGATTTGAAATTGGAATTAGAAAATTATTACAAATTTCAACAGAGGATTTGGATGTAGAAAGTGTAGAACAAACTCATGAAGAAATTGAACCAATTCCAAGAGAAAACTCGGAATCATTAAGAAAAATAGATCCTCTTTGGGAAGCAATCCAGCTACGAATAAACATACTTGAAGAAAGGGCACTTTTATCTCCTGAATTTAATCTAGCGAAAAACAAAATGAATGAACAGAAGTTTATTTTGTTTGATGATATTGATCAATTAATTAATTCTTGGAACAATGAAATAACAAAAGAAGGTTCAGAAGGGCAAATCATCATTCAGATTTTATTAATTGTAGATATTGCAGTATTCATTTTAGTTCTAGCAGTTATTAGGAAATCACTTTTACCACTTGAAGTAATCAGCAAGGCATTATCCAAAGTCAAAGAAGGAGTGTATGGTGAAAAAATTGCGTATTCAGGTACAGATGAAGTAGGACAGTTAGTGAATAATTTCAACATAATGTCCAATACGATTAAAGAAAAAGAAGAGCAAGCAAAAAAAACAGACATTGCAAAAGACGAATTTTTAGCAATGATTACACATGAACTCAAAACACCATTAGTTCCAATTCAAGGGTACTCTGACATTTTACTTGGAGAACATTTGGGAAAATTAACAGACAAACAAAAAGAACGAATAGAGATTATCAAATCAAGTTCAGAAACGCTGTTAGGAATTATTTCAGATTTACTTGATGCACAAAAATTAGATTTAGGTCAGTTAAGAATGAAAAAAGAGATCAAGAACATTAAAGACACAGTCAACAAAGCTATCACATCATTATTGCCTGAATCACAAAAAAGCAATGTTGAGTTAACTTCGAATTTATTTGATTTAGAAATTGAGCATGACTCAGAAAGAATTGCTCAGGTTGTTACAAATTTAATCAAAAATAGTTTGACTGCAGTAGAACCGAAAATAGGAAAAATACATGTAAGCATGGAAGACCTTCCAAGGGAAATAAAAATAACTGTTAAAGACAACGGAGTTGGAATTCCAAAAAATCATCAAAAAGAACTTTTTAAAAAGTTCTACCAAGTGGATGCAACACTCACAAGAGAAAGGGGAGGCAGTGGATTAGGATTGGCTATATGTAAGGGAATTATTGATAACCACTTTGGTAAGATCTCAGTCCAAAGTGAGATAAACAAGGGTGCTGAATTTTCATTTACACTTCCAAAATCCAATAATCAAAAAAAATCAGCAATCAATAACACTTAA